The sequence GCTGCGCAGCCTCGACCCCGCCCAGTCCCCGGACTGGTCCACCGTCGTCAAATGACGTAAACGCAGGCCAGGTTCCGCTTGTGCAACCCCCTTCACACGCGCCCAGGGGATCATGCGAAGATGCCCCCTCCCGGTAGGTGTACCGGCGTAGAGGGGAACATCATTGAAGTCAAGAAGACTCAGCCGTAAGGGGCGTCGCACCACCATCGTCGGCGCCTCCGCCGCCGCCGTGGTCGCCGGCGTGGCGCTCATACCCAACTGGAGCGCGGGCGCGGCGGTCACCAACGACCCGACCGTGGACGCGGCCACCAAGGCGACCTTCCAGAAGCTCGCCGACGCGGTCTTCACCGACCGCACCCAGGCCCTGGTGGACGGCTCCACCAGCGCCCGCACCCAGCACACCAAGGGCTTCCACGGCTCCGTCCGCCTCTCCGGCGGCCAGAGCCACGAGCAGTCCTCCGCCCTCGGCCAGCTGCGCGCCCGCAAGGACCGCCTCGCCAAGCTGGGCGAGAAGTACAGCGCCGGCAACACCACGGTGACGCTCGACGCCACCGAGGTGCACGGCCGCAGCGCCAAGGTCGCCGTCACCGAGACGACGTCGCTGACCTACAAGCCGGGCACCACCTCGGCCAAGGGCCCGAGGACGACGGGCTTCCAGGCCCACCACGAGCTGACCTTCCAGGCCGGCCGGCACGGTGACTGGCAGCTCACGGGCATCAAGGACACCGACGACGGCTACCTCGCCGTCAACCAGGTCGCCACGCCCTCCGCGCCCAAGGACGACAAGCCCGCCGCCGCCTCCGACGACGGGCCGCCCACCGCGCCCCGCGCGGCCATCAGCTACCCGGCACCGGCGAACCCCAAGAAGCTCACCGGGGGTACGTACGACTACAAGGCGATGGTCACGTACGCGCAGAAGTACTGGAACCACTACAACACCGCGTACCCGGACTACAACGGTGAAGGCGCCGGCGGCGACTGCACCAACTTCGTCAGCCAGGTGCTGAAGGCGGGCGGCTGGAAGCACGTCCCCGGCTACACCGACGACTACACCAAGTGGTTCGGCACCGCCGACATCCAGTCCGACTCCTTCGTCGGCGTCAACGAGTTCTCCTGGTTCGCGCTGTCCTCCAAGCGCGTCACCCCGCTCGCCAACGTGTACCAGGCGGACCTCGGTGACGTGATCCAGATGGACTTCAACCGGGACGGGTCCAAGGACCACTCCATGGTCGTCACCTACCGGGACGCCTCCGGCGTGCCCTACGTGACGTACCACTCCACCAACACCTACAACAGGTCGGTGGCCAGCCTGGTCGCGTCCTACCCGACGGCGTACTACTACGCCTACAGGACCTGACCGCGCCGGTCCGGCCGCCCCGGTCCTTCCTGCGGGGAGGACTCGGGGTGGCGGGCCCGCCAGTACGGATTGTCGTGCGGCAGCGCGTGACCGACCCGGCCGTACATCCCGAAGGTCATCAGCAGCAGCCCCACCACGAAGCTGAACAGCACGTTCTGGATCCTGAACGCCAGGAAGTTGTTCGGCGTGTCCAGCAGGGCCAGGAACAGGAACCCGTTCAGCAGGAACAGGATGCCCAGCACCATGTTCAGCGTGGACGCGACGTTCCCCCCGATCACCATGCCGACCAGCAGCAGCGCGCCGATGCAGATCGACAGCACACTGAGCGTGCCGTTCGTGTTCAGACCGGCGACGGTCGCACCGCCGATGTCGAAGAACCCGATGTGGTTGATCAGGCCCAGGATGCCGAAGACGACGAGGAACGCGCCGATCAGCCCCGCACCGACCCGGTACACCAGGTTCAGCCGGTGATCGGTCGGCAGATGCTGATCGAACCGGATCCGCTGCTTGTCCTGCGTACGCGCTGCGTGCGTGGCCATCTCGGCCTCCCTCGGGCGCTGGCGGCGGCCACCCGTCCCGGAACGTCCCGGAACGCGGCTTACCTCAATATCCGCCCGAACCGGGGCACCCGGCAACATGAGCACCAGCCGGCGGTGCCGCATCGGTTCGGCGCGGGTGGGCGGGGACCGGGCGGGTGCCGGCCCCCTGCGACTGCCGCACGATCCGCCGGGCAGTCCCTAGTGCGCGACGCCCCCGCGGTCCTCCCGGATCCGCGTCACCACCTGCGCCACCGCCTGCCGTACCGCGTCCGTCTCGGTCAGGAAGTGCCAGTAGTCCGGATGCCGGCCGCCCTCAAGGCCCGCGACCGCCCGCTCCAGCCGCGCCACCGCGTCGTCCAGCGGCCGGGCGTGACCCGGATCCGGGGTCGCCCGGCCCGTCATCGCCAGCCGCTGCGCGTCCCGGATCGCGAACCGCGTCCGCTCGATCTCCGCCTGCGGATCCTTCTGCACCGCGTTCAGCCGCGCCAGCCGGTCACCGGCCGCCGAGACCGCGTCGTCCGTCGTGTTCAGCAGCGCCCGCACCGTCGACAGCAGCGAGGCCGCGTCCGCCCAGCGCTGCGCGTCCCGCGCGGCCTGCGCCTCGCCCAGCTTCCGCTCCGCCTGCGTCACATTCTCCGCGGCCTGTGCCGGCACCTGCTGGAGGTCCTGCCAGCACGCCGCCGCGAACCGCCGCCGCAACTCGCTGAGCACCGGGTCCACCTGCCCGGCGCGCGTGGTCAGCGCCTGCGCGCGGGTCCGCAGCGAGACCAGCCGGTGGTCGATCTCGGCCGCCTTCTGCGGCAGCCCCTCGGCCTCCGCCCGGATCGCCCCGGCCTCCCGCTGCACCCGCTCGGCCCGCTCCAGCGTCTGCTGCACCCCGTGCTGACCGGCGCCCTGGTTCAGCTTCGTCAGCTCCGGCGCCAGCGCGGCCAGCCGGCCCGCGAGGTCATCGGCGCGCAGCCCCTGCTCCCGTACGCCGTCCAGCGCGTTGCTCGCCGCCAGCAGCGCCTGGCGGGCCCGCTCCACCGCGGGCGCCACCCGGGCGAGCAGCGTCTCGGCCGAACCCAGCAGCGGGCCGAGGGAGCCGCCGAACCGCTCCAGCTCCTGCCTGACCCGCACCAGCTCGTCCCGCGCCGCCGTCAGCTCGGTGCGCGCCCGCGCCGCCGCCCCGGCCTCCAGATCGGCCCGGTCCAGGTCATGGGCGTCGACCGCCTGGATGTACCGCTGGCTGACCTCGTCGATCCGCCGTCCGAAGCCCTCGAAGTCCGCGGCGGCACGCCGGGCGGCGGGGGAGTCGTCCACCGCCGTGATGGTCTCGATCGAGATCCGCAGGTCCCGCTGCGCGGTGTCCAGTTCGTAGAACGCGGCCGCCGCCGCGTCCTTCGCCTCCTGCGCCTGCGCCCGCTGGCTCTCCGCCCGGCCGCCGAACCAGCGCCGGGTGCCGCCCCCCGCGAAGGCCACGGGCAGCGCGAGCACGGCGAGCGCCGGCAGGCTCATCAGGGTGAGGGTGTCCCGGAGAGCGGCGGCGGCCCCGTGCCGGGTCCTCGCGGCGGACGACGGTGGGTACGGCTGTGTCACTGACGTGCCCGGTCTCGCCGTCACATCCCTCTCCCGTGCTGTGGTCCGCCCTGGGTGGTGCCATTCTCCCACCCCGTACGGACGAACACACGGGCCGGTCGGTTCGCTTTCGGCGACCGGAGCGGGGACGACCCTCGACCACCCTTGCCGTCCCGCCGTTCGGGTTTGCCCCGCACCGGCTCGGGCAAGGTAGGCTGTCGACTCGACCTGGGCGCCTGCCCGGGACACGGGTGCGTAGCTCAGGGGTAGAGCGCCTGCCTTACAAGCAGGATGTCGGCGGTTCGAAACCGTCCGCGCCCACCGATGGGGAGAGCCTCCGGCCGAATGCGGCCGGGGGCTCTTCGCGTTGAGAGGGGGCGGGCGGGGAGGCCGAGGCCCGTGGCGCCGAGGCCGATCGGGGTGGACCGGATCGGCCGGTCAGGCGTCTTCCGGGTCCCCGGCCGGCTGCTCCTCGTGGGCGTGCTTCAGGCGGCTGCGGGCCTGCACGCGCTGTTCGGCCGCGACCTCGGCCCAGAAGCGGTGGGTGCTGATGAACACCGCGAGTTCGTGTTCGCGGCGGCGCAGCTTCTCCACCTCCGCCTGTTCGTCGGCCGTCCAGCCCGGGGAGGCGGGGCGCTCCCGCTTGCGCCAGCCGTTGTCGTCACTGAAGCCGTCGACCGGCTCGACCGACCAGGGCAGCCGCCTGAGCAGGGCCGACAGCTCGGCCCTGACCTGGTGCAGCTCCTCCTGGCCGGCGAGGAGGTCACTGGGGAATTGATAGGTCGTAGCCACGCCGCAATGCTACGCCTGTTCGATTTACGGTTGCGAGGTCGATCGAGAGGTTCATCCGAACGGGTGTTCATCGATGGGGGCGGGCTCCGCGGTGGGGCTCGTGAGGATGATCAGCTGCCGGGTGGCCCTGGTCATCGCCACATAGCGGTCCACGGCGCCCGCCACGCCCTCCCCGAAGCGCTCGGGATCGACCAGGACGACCAGGTCGAACTCCAGGCCCTTCGACAGGGCGGGGGACAGCGAGCGGACGCGGGGGCTCGACGGGCGGAAGTCCGGGGCGCCGATGACGCAGGCGGTGCCCTCGGGGTGGGCGGCGAGCCAGTCGTCGAGGACCGCGGTCAGGTCGGCCGCCGAGCCGCGGCCCACCGGCAGGCCGTTGCCGCGGATCGAGGTCGGCACATTGGCGTCCGGCAGCGCGGCCCGTACGACCGGCTCCGCCTCCGCCATGATCTCCTTCGGCGTACGGTAGTTGACGGTCAGACCGGCCAACTCGACCCGGCCGAAGCCGATACGGGCGAGCCGCTCCTGCCAGGACTCGGTGAATCCGTGCCGGGCCTGGGCGCGGTCGCCGACGATGGTGAAGCTGCGCGACGGGCACCGCGACAGCAGCATCTGCCATTCCGCGTCGGTGAGTTCCTGCGCCTCGTCCACCACGATGTGCGCGAACGGCCCCGCGAGCGCGTCCGGTTCGGCGGTGGGCAGCACCGTCTCGTCGATCAGGGCGTCCCGCAGATCCTGTCCGTGCAGCATCGTCACCGCGCCCTCGCCGTCGTGGTCGGCCGCGAGCATGTTGTCGATGACCCCGGCCATCCGCGCGTGTTCGGCGGCGACGGCCGCCTTGCGCCGGCGTTCGCGCACCGCCGCCTTCGGGTCGCCGAGGCGCTGCCGTGCCGCGTCCAGGAACGGCAGGTCGGACACCGTCCACGCCTGCGCGTCCGCGCGCCGCAGCAGTCGTACCTCCTCGGGGGTGAGCCAGGGGGCGCACAGCCGCAGATACGCCGGGACCGACCAGAGGTCGCCGACCAGGTCGGCCGCCTCCAGCAGCGGCCAGGAGCGGTCGAAGGCCGTGCGCAGCTCCCGGTCGCCCGCCAGCGACCTGCGCAGGAGTTCGGTGGGGGCGCCGTCGTGCCGGTCGGCCAGGAGGGTGAGGAGTTCGTCCCAGACCTGGGCGCGTGCCTCGTTGTGCGGGGTGCCGGGCTCGGCCGCGTCGAACGCCGACTCCCAGTCGGAGACGGTCAGTTCGAGCTCGCCCCAGGGGGTGGTGACCGTCAGCGGCTCGGTGGGCGGCTCCTCGTAGAACCGTACGGCCCGCTCGATCGCCCCCACCAGCCGCGCGGACGACTTCAGCCGCGCCACCTCGGGATCGGGCTCGGTGCGCGCGGCGGCGCCCTCGGCGACGAGGTCCCGCAGGACGCAGGTCTGCACGCCCTCCTCGCCGAGGCTCGGCAGCACATCGGAGACGTACGCCAGATACGGCCGGTGCGGGCCGACGAAGAGCACCCCGCCGCGCCGGTGGCCGAGGCGCGGGTCGGAGTAGAGGAGGTAGGCGGAGCGGTGCAGGGCGACGACCGTCTTGCCGGTGCCGGGGCCGCCGTCCACGACGAGGGCGCCGCGCGAGCCCGCCCGGATGATGGCGTCCTGGTCGGCCTGGATGGTGCCGAGCACATCGCGCATCCGCGGCGAGCGCTCGCCGCCCAGGCTCGCGATGAACGCCGACTGGTCGTCCAGCGCGGCGTGCCCGTCCAGCGCGTCCGGGGCGAACACCTCGTCCCAGTAGTCGCGGATACGGCCGTCCGCCCAGCGGTATCTGCGACGGCTCGCCAGGCCCGTCGGATTGCCGTGGGTGGCGCCGAAGAAGGGCTCCGCGGCCGGGGAGCGCCAGTCCAGCAGCAGCCGGCGGCCGGTGTGGTCGGTGAGGCCGAGCCGGCCGACGTAGACCGGCTCGTCGGGGTTCTCGGCGCTCACCATGCGGCCGAGGCACAGGTCGAGGCCGAAGCGGCGCAGGGCGCGCAGGCGGGTGGTCAGCCGGTGCACCTCGGCGTCCCGGTCCAGTGCCTGCCGGCCCAGTCCGCCGGGGGCCCGGCGCTCCTGGTCGAGCTGGTCGGAGACCTCGGCGATCGTCCGCTCCAGGCACCGCGCGATCGCCGCGAAGTGCGCGTCGTCGGTGGCGATCAGCTCCGGGGCGGCCTTGGCGACGAGGCGGTCGGGGAGGTCGAAGGCGCTGGTGGCGGTGGGCACGGGGAGGCTCCGGTTCGAGAGGGAGGACGAGAGGGGGACGAGGGGGAGAGGGAGGAGGGGAGGGGGACGAGGGGAAGAGGGGGAGGGGAGGCGGTGCTCTCGGTTCCCCGTTTCGGTGGCTTTCGGGCCAGACGGGCGATTGTGCGGCATCAGGGGGGCCTTGCCGCAAGGCCCCCCATGCGCTATAGGTTGTAAGTGGCAAGGAGTCCGGTGACGTCCTTGCCATTCGCTTTTTCCGGCGCCCCCCGCCACCCCCGGCGCCCCTCGCGCCTTCTCCTCTCCTCCCCTCGTCCCCGCCGCGCCCCTCTCGCCGCTCCGGTCGCGGCGGGAGACTGAAGGCATGTGCCGGAGTATCAAGACGCTGCGTCCGCCCGTGCTGCCCACCGAGGCCACGGAGGAGGACATTCACGCCGCCGCGCTGCAATACGTGCGCAAGGTCTCGGGCTTCCGTGCCCCCGCCGCCCACAACCGCGAGGTCTTCGACGCCGCCGTGGCCGCCGTCGCCCGTGCCACGGCCGAACTGCTCGGCGGCCTGGAGGTGCGCGGGCACGCGCCACGCGCTGTTACGGAAGCGGAAGAACGCCCGTAACACCGCGCCCATAGCGTTCCTCGTGGCGCCTTTCATGCGATCGATCCGGTCGGCCAGAGGCGGTTTCGGCCATATTTTCGGGCCTTGACGCGGAGACGCATACGACCCTACGTGCTGTCAGTTCGGGAGCGGGGGTCTCATCTGAAGCGGAGCACTGGCCAGAACTTGAACTTGCAAGCATTGGTTAGGTACGCCTAACCTATACCCCTCATTCGGTACCGCCACCCCCACCGGTCCGCCTGTCCCCGGCGGACTCGTCCGACACCGAGAGGGTCAACCTCCCATGCCTTCCGCTCGCCTCAACTCCGCGCAGCCCTACGCCCTCGGGCTGTTCCGCATCGTCGTCGGCCTGCTCTTCACCGCGCACGGCGCCGCCTCGCTCTTCGGCGTCTTCGGCGGGGCCGTGGGCACCCATGGCGGCACCGTCGCCACCGGCACCTGGCCCGGCTGGTACGCGGCCGTGATCCAGCTGGTGGCCGGCGCCCTGGTGCTCATCGGCCTGGGCACCCGCGGTGCCGCGCTGATCGCCTCCGGCTCGATGGCGTTCGCGTACTTCGACATCCACCAGCAGCAGGCGCTGCTGCCCATCCAGAACGGCGGCGAGCCCGCGGCCATGTTCTGCTGGGCCTTCCTCCTGCTGGTCTTCACCGGGTCCGGCGCCTTCGGCCTCGACCGGCTCCTCGTCCGGCGCTCGGCGGACGCGGACGAGCGCGTTCCGGAGCAGGCCCCGATAGCCGCGTGACGGGTCCCTCCCGCGTCTTCACGGCGCCCCGTCCCGGCCCGGCCGGGACGGGGCGCCGTACCGTTCGACCGGTTCCGTAGCCCCCCGCGCACCTCCTGTCACACCCGCGGCGTACGCTGTACGGCTGTCATCGGGGGAAGTAACAGGAGAAGACGTGTTCGAGAGTGTGGGGTCGCTCGCGGCCGGTCCGTGGATCTATGCCGTGGTGTCCCTGTCCGTGCTGCTCGACGTGTTCCTGCCGGTGCTGCCGAGCGGTGTGCTCGTCATCACGGCGGGCACGGCGGCGGCCGCGGGCTCGGGCGCGGCGACCGCCGCCACCGGCCGGGTCCCGCACGGGGTGCCGGACCTGCTGGCCCTGGTCCTGCTGGCCGCGGCGGCCTCGGTCCTCGGCGATCTGGTGGCCTACCGGCTGGCCTGGCGGGGCGGGGAGCGGCTGGACCGCGCGATAGCCCGCTCCCGTCGGCTGACCACCGCGCAGGAGCGTCTCGGCGGTGCCCTGGCCCGGGGCGGCGGCGCGCTCGTCGTCCTCGCCCGCTTCGCCCCCGCCGGGCGCTCGGTCGTCTCCTTCTGCGCCGGCGCCGCCCACCGCAGGGCCCGCGACTTCCTCCCCTGGTCGGCCCTCGCCGGTCTGTCCTGGGCCGCCTACAGCGTCGCCCTCGGCTACTTCGGCGCGCGCTGGCTCGGCGCCACCTGGCTGGCGACCGGGGTGTCCCTGGCCGCGCTGTTCGGGGCGGGCGCGGCGGCGGGATTCCTGATGCGCAGGCAGCCCGCTTCCTGAGGCCGCGCGCGGCATCGTCGTAACAGCCACGACAGCCACGACAGCCGCCATAGCCGTCACAGTTGTCACAGTCGTCACGTCGAAGAGCCCGGCCGGAGTCGATCCGGCCGGGCTCTCGCGCGCGGGGCCCGGGTCAGCAGCCCGACAGGTCGTTCTGGAGCGCGGTCTTCTCCGCCGGGTCGACGGACAGGTTGTAGTAGTACTTCACCTGCACCCAGGCGCGGACGTACGTGCAGTCGTACGCGGTGCGGGACGGGATCCAGGTGGCCGGGTCCTGGTCGCCCTTGGACTGGTTGACGTTGTCGGTGACGGCGAGGAGCTGGGGGCGGGTGACGTCGTTGGCGAACGCCTGGCGCTGGGCGGTGGTCCACTTGCTCGCGCCGGAGTCCCAGGCCTCGGCCAGCGGCACGAGGTGGTCGATGTCCACGTCGGAGGCGGACGTCCAGGTCGCGCCGTCGTACGGCGAGTACCAGCTGCCGCTGGTCGCGGTGCAGGCGGAGTTGGTGACGACGTTCGTGCCGTCCCGCTTGATGATCCACTCACGGGTGTTGCAGTTGCCCTCGATGGTGATCCACGTCGGGAACTTGTCGCGGCTGTAGCCGGTGCGGTCCTCGGCGGCGACGGTGAGCTGGGAGAGGTAGCCACGGGCGGTGGACGCGGCGACCGGCGTCGGCAGGGCCGCGGAGGCGGTGGGGGAGTTGAACAGCGCGGCGGTGGCGACCAGGCCGGTGAGACCGGCGAGCACGCTGAGACGTCGACGCGCGTAGAACTTGGGCATTGCTGAACTCCCTTGTGGGGGTGGGGTTTTGGGCCACGAGTCAGGGAATGCTCGCGACGTGGAGTTACCGGAGGGTGAGCGCCCGGTAAGAAGTTAGTGACGTGATCATGTCAATGCAAGGTTGAGGACCGGACTTTGCCGTCCCGTATCATGGGGAGCGCAGAAGGGGAGTAGCTCTTCGCCGGACCGTCGACATACTGCTCAGCGAGCCTGAGCCGGCGCCCGGAGGCGGACCCTCGGTACCGCCAGCGAGACCTTCGGCAAAGCAGTGCACGTCCGCGCGACCAGGTGCGGGCGCCGAGTGTGCTGCCGTGCCGAGGTGTCGTCGCAAGATGTACCGCACTCTCGGTGGGGTGGCCCCGACCGATTGAGGACCCTTGATCAGCATCACCGTGACGGCGCTCGTCTTCGGCGTCATCTTCCTCGCCGAACTGCCGGACAAGACCGCGCTCGCCGGTCTCGTGCTCGGCACCCGGTATCGCGCCAGTTACGTCTTCGCGGGCGTCGCCGCGGCCTTCCTGGTGCATGTCGTGCTCGCGGTGGCCGCGGGCAGCGTGCTCACCCTGCTGCCCCAGCGGCTCGTGCACGCCATCACCGGTCTGCTCTTCCTCGGTGGCGCCGCGATGCTGCTGTTCAGCAAGGGGGAGGAAGAGGAGGAGATCAAGAAGCCCGCCGACCAGTCCTTCTGGAAGGTCGCGGGGACGGGCTTCATGCTCATCCTGGTCGCCGAGTTCGGTGACCTCACCCAGATCATGACCGCCAACCTCGCCGCCCGCTACGACGACCCGATCTCCGTCGGCCTCGGCGCGGTGCTCGGTCTGTGGGCCGTCGCCGGGCTCGGCATCGTGGGCGGAAAGGCCCTGATGAAGAAGGTTCCGCTGCGGCTGATCACGCAGATCGCGGCGCTGCTGATGCTGGGCCTCGGCGCCTGGAGCCTGTACGAGGCGGTCGCGGGCTGAGCTGAACGCCAGGTGAATCATCGCGGGGGGCGGTGGCGAGAATGCCGCCGGGTTTTGTACCGTAGAAAAACAAAGTGGCTCCCGCCCGTTTTCCCTGACCGGCGGGCGGGGCCGCCTTGTCCCTCCCCGTCGCGAACGTGCGGGGCCTCTCGTTCCTGGAGCACTGCCGATGACGGCCACCCCCACGCCCGCCCCCACCGTCCTCGACGCCGGCGCCCTGCTGCTCGACATGGACGGCACCCTCGTCAACTCGGATGCCGTGGTCGAACGCGTCTGGCGGCGCTGGGCGGGGCGGCACGGGCTGGACGGCGACGCCGTGATGAAGGTCGTGCACGGCCGCCAGGGACACGCCACGATGGCCGCGCTGCTGCCCCAGCGGCCCGTGGAGCAGAACCTCGCGGAGAACGCGCGCATGCTCGCCGAGGAGACCGCCGACATGGACGGCGTGGTCGAGGTCGCCGGGGCCTCGGTCTTCCTCGCCGCGCTGCGTGAGCTGCCGCACGCCCTGGTGACCTCGGCGGACGTCGGCCTGTCCACCGCCCGGATGAACGCGGCGGGGCTGCCGCTGCCCGAGGTCCGGGTCACCGCCGAATCGGTCGGCGCGAGCAAGCCGGACCCCGAGGGCTTCCTCAAGGGCGCCGCCGAGCTGGGTGTCGCCCCGGCCGAGTGCGTCGTCTTCGAGGACTCCGGCGCGGGGATCGCGGCGGGCCGGGCCGCGGGGATGGTCGTGGTGGGGGTGGGCCCCCGGGCAGCCGCCCATGGCCCCGACGTCGTGGTGCCCGACCTGACCCGGGTACGGGTGGAGGCCCTGCCGGGCACCGGTATCCGGCTGCACATCGGCTGACGGCCACCGGACCCGGGCCGCGTATCGGCCGACGGCAACGCCTGTCGGCCGGCCCCTGCGGCCCCTGCGGCCCCTGCGGCCCCTGCGGCCCCTGCGGCCCCTGCGGCCCCTGCGGCCCCTACGGTTCCGACGTCTCCGATTCCAGGCTCGCCCGGGTCTGTGGGCCGTACACCCCCAGGGGGTCGCCCTGGATGCCCCGGGTCAGCTGGTACGTGCTGACGGCGTTCTCCACGGGGTGCGTGTAGACGCCGTTCACGTCACCGTCGTACAGGTTCAACTCCCACAGCCGGTACTCCAGTTCGACGACCTGTGGGCCGGAGTCCCCGCGCTCCAGGACCGCCGCGTTCGCCGGGGCGGCCGGCGCGGAGGCGGTGGGGGAGGGGGGCCGGGAAGGCGTCCGGCTCGGGGTCGGCGACGGCGACGGTGAGCGTGTCGGGGTGGGTGAGGGGCTCGGCGGGGGCGGCGCGGGTATGGAGCGTGCCGTCGAGCGGGACGGGGCGGAGGTGTCGTGCGCCGAGGGGGTCGCGGTGGCCGGCGGCGGCACGTCCGGGACGCTCTCCCTGACCTCCGGGGCCGCGTCGTCGCGGGACGGCGTGTGGTACGAGAACAGCGCGACACCGGCCGCCGCGACGACCGCCACGCCCGCGCCCGCCGCGGCGATCAACGCGGTACGGCGGAACCGCCGGCGCCGGACCGGCTCCCCGGGTGTCCCGGCGGGCGCGGACGCGGGGCCGGGCTCGCCGGGGGCCGCCGTGAGGAGCCGTACATCGGCGGATCCGGCCACCGGGCGCAGCGGCAGCGTGGCCTCGACGGGCGGGAGAACGGGCGGGAGAACGGGTGGGGGAGCGGGCGGGGGATCCGCGCCGTCCCCGGGCCCCACGTCCACGTAGGGCCTGATCCGCAGCGGGTCGAAGTCCTCCGCCGCTGCCGCCTGTGCCGTACGCGTCCGGCGCACCGCCTCGGCCGTGCGCTCGGCGCAGTCGCAGGACGGGGCGCCCGCCGCGTCCCTCGGTGTGCCGCACTCCGGGCAGGCCGTGCCCTTCTCCCCGGTCACGTTCGTCCCCTCCCCTGGAACCCCCGACCCCCGAAGCCACACAGGCTATGCCCATTCCCTCCACATCCGCAGGACTCGACAGGCCATAAACGGCGACACCGCCCAGGATGGAAAGGGCGCATCCCAGCCCCGAGCCCCGGGAGGTCTCCATGGCCCTGGACACGCACGGTGCGGCGAAGGACGTGAGCGGGGAGGAACACGTGGCGCGCGGCGTGTTCGTCTCGATCGGGGCGCTGCTCCTCGGCCTGCTGCTCGCCGCGCTCGACCAGACCATCGTGTCGACCGCGCTGCCCACCATCGTCAGCGA is a genomic window of Streptomyces sp. WP-1 containing:
- a CDS encoding amidase domain-containing protein, with amino-acid sequence MVAGVALIPNWSAGAAVTNDPTVDAATKATFQKLADAVFTDRTQALVDGSTSARTQHTKGFHGSVRLSGGQSHEQSSALGQLRARKDRLAKLGEKYSAGNTTVTLDATEVHGRSAKVAVTETTSLTYKPGTTSAKGPRTTGFQAHHELTFQAGRHGDWQLTGIKDTDDGYLAVNQVATPSAPKDDKPAAASDDGPPTAPRAAISYPAPANPKKLTGGTYDYKAMVTYAQKYWNHYNTAYPDYNGEGAGGDCTNFVSQVLKAGGWKHVPGYTDDYTKWFGTADIQSDSFVGVNEFSWFALSSKRVTPLANVYQADLGDVIQMDFNRDGSKDHSMVVTYRDASGVPYVTYHSTNTYNRSVASLVASYPTAYYYAYRT
- a CDS encoding DUF4383 domain-containing protein, with translation MATHAARTQDKQRIRFDQHLPTDHRLNLVYRVGAGLIGAFLVVFGILGLINHIGFFDIGGATVAGLNTNGTLSVLSICIGALLLVGMVIGGNVASTLNMVLGILFLLNGFLFLALLDTPNNFLAFRIQNVLFSFVVGLLLMTFGMYGRVGHALPHDNPYWRARHPESSPQEGPGRPDRRGQVL
- the helR gene encoding RNA polymerase recycling motor ATPase HelR; translation: MPTATSAFDLPDRLVAKAAPELIATDDAHFAAIARCLERTIAEVSDQLDQERRAPGGLGRQALDRDAEVHRLTTRLRALRRFGLDLCLGRMVSAENPDEPVYVGRLGLTDHTGRRLLLDWRSPAAEPFFGATHGNPTGLASRRRYRWADGRIRDYWDEVFAPDALDGHAALDDQSAFIASLGGERSPRMRDVLGTIQADQDAIIRAGSRGALVVDGGPGTGKTVVALHRSAYLLYSDPRLGHRRGGVLFVGPHRPYLAYVSDVLPSLGEEGVQTCVLRDLVAEGAAARTEPDPEVARLKSSARLVGAIERAVRFYEEPPTEPLTVTTPWGELELTVSDWESAFDAAEPGTPHNEARAQVWDELLTLLADRHDGAPTELLRRSLAGDRELRTAFDRSWPLLEAADLVGDLWSVPAYLRLCAPWLTPEEVRLLRRADAQAWTVSDLPFLDAARQRLGDPKAAVRERRRKAAVAAEHARMAGVIDNMLAADHDGEGAVTMLHGQDLRDALIDETVLPTAEPDALAGPFAHIVVDEAQELTDAEWQMLLSRCPSRSFTIVGDRAQARHGFTESWQERLARIGFGRVELAGLTVNYRTPKEIMAEAEPVVRAALPDANVPTSIRGNGLPVGRGSAADLTAVLDDWLAAHPEGTACVIGAPDFRPSSPRVRSLSPALSKGLEFDLVVLVDPERFGEGVAGAVDRYVAMTRATRQLIILTSPTAEPAPIDEHPFG
- a CDS encoding DUF2277 domain-containing protein, yielding MCRSIKTLRPPVLPTEATEEDIHAAALQYVRKVSGFRAPAAHNREVFDAAVAAVARATAELLGGLEVRGHAPRAVTEAEERP
- a CDS encoding DoxX family protein, which codes for MPSARLNSAQPYALGLFRIVVGLLFTAHGAASLFGVFGGAVGTHGGTVATGTWPGWYAAVIQLVAGALVLIGLGTRGAALIASGSMAFAYFDIHQQQALLPIQNGGEPAAMFCWAFLLLVFTGSGAFGLDRLLVRRSADADERVPEQAPIAA
- a CDS encoding DedA family protein — translated: MFESVGSLAAGPWIYAVVSLSVLLDVFLPVLPSGVLVITAGTAAAAGSGAATAATGRVPHGVPDLLALVLLAAAASVLGDLVAYRLAWRGGERLDRAIARSRRLTTAQERLGGALARGGGALVVLARFAPAGRSVVSFCAGAAHRRARDFLPWSALAGLSWAAYSVALGYFGARWLGATWLATGVSLAALFGAGAAAGFLMRRQPAS
- a CDS encoding HNH endonuclease family protein: MPKFYARRRLSVLAGLTGLVATAALFNSPTASAALPTPVAASTARGYLSQLTVAAEDRTGYSRDKFPTWITIEGNCNTREWIIKRDGTNVVTNSACTATSGSWYSPYDGATWTSASDVDIDHLVPLAEAWDSGASKWTTAQRQAFANDVTRPQLLAVTDNVNQSKGDQDPATWIPSRTAYDCTYVRAWVQVKYYYNLSVDPAEKTALQNDLSGC
- a CDS encoding TMEM165/GDT1 family protein yields the protein MISITVTALVFGVIFLAELPDKTALAGLVLGTRYRASYVFAGVAAAFLVHVVLAVAAGSVLTLLPQRLVHAITGLLFLGGAAMLLFSKGEEEEEIKKPADQSFWKVAGTGFMLILVAEFGDLTQIMTANLAARYDDPISVGLGAVLGLWAVAGLGIVGGKALMKKVPLRLITQIAALLMLGLGAWSLYEAVAG
- a CDS encoding HAD-IA family hydrolase gives rise to the protein MTATPTPAPTVLDAGALLLDMDGTLVNSDAVVERVWRRWAGRHGLDGDAVMKVVHGRQGHATMAALLPQRPVEQNLAENARMLAEETADMDGVVEVAGASVFLAALRELPHALVTSADVGLSTARMNAAGLPLPEVRVTAESVGASKPDPEGFLKGAAELGVAPAECVVFEDSGAGIAAGRAAGMVVVGVGPRAAAHGPDVVVPDLTRVRVEALPGTGIRLHIG
- a CDS encoding peptidoglycan-binding protein, yielding MTGEKGTACPECGTPRDAAGAPSCDCAERTAEAVRRTRTAQAAAAEDFDPLRIRPYVDVGPGDGADPPPAPPPVLPPVLPPVEATLPLRPVAGSADVRLLTAAPGEPGPASAPAGTPGEPVRRRRFRRTALIAAAGAGVAVVAAAGVALFSYHTPSRDDAAPEVRESVPDVPPPATATPSAHDTSAPSRSTARSIPAPPPPSPSPTPTRSPSPSPTPSRTPSRPPSPTASAPAAPANAAVLERGDSGPQVVELEYRLWELNLYDGDVNGVYTHPVENAVSTYQLTRGIQGDPLGVYGPQTRASLESETSEP